The Dioscorea cayenensis subsp. rotundata cultivar TDr96_F1 chromosome 7, TDr96_F1_v2_PseudoChromosome.rev07_lg8_w22 25.fasta, whole genome shotgun sequence genome includes a region encoding these proteins:
- the LOC120265036 gene encoding uncharacterized protein LOC120265036: MAVRSESGSELEEIGPLPYEKECGKDEDIPILFGTKFKDWIENSLIVLSCMNLDLSLLIEQPPSLLHESSLKENRNIEKWYRSNLMSLMIIKHITPESFRGVLSEEITNAKDFLVEIEKHLAKNDKAKISMLLQSLISMKYKVKGDIREYIKEMSHLALKLKDVEFGGRNKVGNIIFKEMESVSVPIVAFDNVHVSITVIDQEVYSNH, from the exons ATGGCGGTACGATCCGAATCAGGATCCGAATTAGAAGAGATCGGACCATTGCCATATGAGAAGGAATGTGGGAAGGATGAaga CATTCCTATCCTTTTTGGAACAAAATTCAAGGATTGGATAGAAAATTCTCTTATTGTTCTAAGCTGCATGAATCTAGACCTTTCACTTTTGATTGAGCAACCCCCTTCTCTTTTGCATGAAAGTTCTCTTAAAGAAAATAGAAACATTGAGAAGTGGTATCGCTCAAATCTCATGAGTCTGATGATCATTAAGCACATCACTCCTGAGTCATTTAGAGGTGTGTTATCTGAAGAGATAACTAATGCTAAGGATTTCCTAGTAGAAATTGAGAAACATTTAGCCAAGAACGATAAGGCAAAAATAAGCATGCTTTTGCAAAGCTTGATTTCTATGAAGTATAAAGTCAAAGGAGATATAAGGGAATATATTAAGGAAATGTCTCATCTTGCTTTGAAACTTAAG GATGTTGAGTTTGGTGGGAGAAATAAGGTTGGAAATATAATCTTTAAGGAGATGGAATCAGTTTCAGTTCCTATTGTAGCTTTTGATAATGTGCATGTTTCTATAACTGTCATTGATCAAGAAGTTTATTCAAATCATTAA